One Pochonia chlamydosporia 170 chromosome 5, whole genome shotgun sequence DNA segment encodes these proteins:
- a CDS encoding C6 transcription factor (similar to Beauveria bassiana ARSEF 2860 XP_008597273.1): protein MEPKPGAPRLRRLLPATGGGQPLASPEQAVRRKNITTACGACRKRKSKCDGARPICHPCIRKRSACEYTSQPHETQLQALKRRYSELERTKSARDELYDILRICSDRDAEHILQKIRTGISPDSLLRCIKEADMLLQVTLPPETRFRYDFPIVKTFPRSLENEDNLYLTQSIFQAKFNVGPQRASPAGSPYQKPYHAAHVVERKLDDLNVSRWTSVTSNNTLIRNLLRDYFLHEYPYFPPFQKDHFLGDMAAGSTRFCSELLVNAVLARACQNCDMIQNRANFWDPDNLYYKFFAETKRLWELADKDGAVELTTIQAAILIDLSYRVNGLDKIGSTYLRQAVAMAEVMQLLNTFPNDMDMEERNARDFTAWCLFSYQVCQTYYFFQKPLTNTRPMAPLPDPAQSRDWYGEIWVKYPADDTIYATHFGYSFKAMVELHALMGDIAFQAFSIPGEITKLSYEEALMHQSKLDSWFSRLPATLSPSNAVFPNQLKVHLEFHRTVWTLLDTFSEVATASGQRGIMTASVHFETIMRLYFLRHSYAFPDSFMMLFMVTLGFISIERLTFKENQAEINEICSIILLCARGLYEQSLKFYVAETLLHLTRGKMGQGTLDMLGAYVPAQRDIDLKRCMAARLNRSELPMTAAKSGKDLTLVKMESMIKEFEDL, encoded by the exons ATGGAGCCAAAACCTGGAGCTCCCCGCCTGCGACGGTTATTGCCAGCCACAGGCGGAGGGCAGCCACTAGCTTCTCCCGAACAGGCTGTTAGGCGGAAGAATATAACGACAGCATGTGGTGCTTGTCGCAAACGGAAGTCCAAG TGTGACGGCGCAAGACCGATATGCCACCCCTGCATCCGTAAACGGTCAGCCTGCGAGTATACCAGCCAGCCGCACGAGACGCAGCTTCAGGCCCTGAAACGGAGATACTCTGAGCTCGAACGGACAAAGTCCGCTAGGGATGAATTGTACGACATTCTCCGCATATGCTCCGATCGTGACGCCGAGCACATATTGCAGAAGATCAGAACTGGCATAAGCCCCGATTCGCTATTGCGATGCATTAAGGAAGCCGATATGTTGCTTCAAGTTACGTTGCCTCCAGAAACTCGGTTTCGATACGACTTCCCGATTGTTAAAACTTTCCCTCGTTCTCTTGAGAATGAGGATAATCTTTACCTAACGCAGTCGATCTTCCAAGCAAAATTCAATGTAGGGCCACAACGAGCTTCACCTGCCGGTAGCCCATATCAGAAGCCGTATCATGCTGCGCACGTCGTTGAACGAAAGCTTGACGACCTAAATGTTTCGAGGTGGACTTCGGTCACGTCCAATAACACCTTGATAAGGAATCTGCTCCGCGACTACTTTCTTCATGAGTACCCGTACTTTCCGCCATTTCAAAAGGATCACTTCCTTGGAGATATGGCAGCAGGTAGCACCCGGTTTTGCTCGGAATTATTGGTCAACGCCGTTTTAGCGCGAGCTTGT CAAAATTGCGACATGATCCAAAATCGAGCCAACTTCTGGGACCCGGATAACTTATATTATAAGTTTTTTGCCGAGACAAAGCGGCTATGGGAACTTGCGGACAAAGATGGCGCTGTTGAATTAACAACGATTCAAGCCGCCATACTAATAGACCTCAGCTATCGCGTAAATGGTCTGGACAAAATCGGGTCGACATATCTGCGACAAgccgtcgccatggctgaGGTCATGCAGCTTTTGAATACATTCCCcaacgacatggacatggaggagcGTAATGCACGAGACTTTACTGCGTGGTGTTTGTTCTCGTACCAAGT GTGTCAGACCTACTACTTTTTCCAGAAACCACTTACCAACACCCGGCCAATGGCACCGCTGCCAGATCCGGCGCAGAGCAGGGACTGGTATGGCGAGATTTGGGTTAAATATCCCGCAGACGACACCATTTACGCGACTCATTTCGGCTACAGCTTTAAAGCCATGGTCGAGCTTCACGCCTTAATGGGTGACATTGCGTTTCAAGCTTTCAGTATTCCTGGTGAAATTACGAAATTGAGTTATGAGGAAGCCCTGATGCACCAGTCGAAATTAGATTCTTGGTTTAGCAGGCTGCCGGCGACACTGTCGCCTTCTAATGCCGTGTTCCCGAATCAGCTCAAAGTCCA CCTAGAGTTTCACAGGACTGTCTGGACCCTTTTGGATACCTTTTCCGAGGTTGCAACCGCAAGTGGCCAGCGTGGCATAATGACGGCAAGCGTTCACTTTGAGACGATCATGCGGCTTTATTTCCTACGGCACAGCTACGCGTTTCCCGATAGTTTTATGATGCTGTTCATGGTCACCTTGGGGTTTATATCTATCGAGCGGCTTACATTTAAGGAGAATCAAGCCGAGATAAATGAGATTTGTTCCATAATTCTGCTCTGCGCCAGAGGTCTTTATGAGCAAAGTCTGAAGTTTTACGTCGCTGAAACCTTGCTACACTTGACGAGGGGAAAGATGGGCCAGGGCACCCTCGACATGCTGGGCGCGTATGTTCCTGCCCAGCGAGACATTGACTTGAAGCGGTGCATGGCGGCGAGACTAAATAGATCTGAGCTGCCGATGACTGCTGCAAAAAGTGGCAAAGATCTGAccttggtgaagatggagtCTATGATTAAGGAGTTTGAAGACTTGTAA
- a CDS encoding nitrate assimilation regulatory protein nirA (similar to Beauveria bassiana ARSEF 2860 XP_008595520.1) codes for MHTNQRPSDLTAAQGIYPHTSSLVEFELAARHQIVYPKSEPLDAARLAAFIASTPFGGTNINASSGTSQQPEVGNTSACPLATVGKVPHRTYSDDINDGTSSVINSLGPPKPGAYCDSRLNVLKIGFWTRVAIPNELAASAISFYLVYEHPLFTVFDADLVLTDLVKHRLRFCSAFFVSSLLYLSCQAYARIDRRSLGFVPEFRREASTLWRAERNSRFTSTSVATKDFPDAIMVLAAAELMCLGCELDGQDEMGREFLEAGRKLATELGLIDAAVGSSQLQKVHEMTPEWKKMAAHVAWGTYNWTSVFSFFFFGPPILYPPSLSVPGEHEVNVDEIGSSKEPDIDTLPAYTGQTFPTMCRFWEIFQEIAVVYLGLHDRPLSQRVPLAFAEAKYQKLLTWADTMLEGATRGHYTPAHVSIFHMIFHSMVIQMFHPFLQASTDLGSHKMRSFSSTDSTPAAVIAASLNQLSRQLFQYQQRTHPATFSIFLNIALVQLGDAMLNRRLCKFPNRRLCFLLCMYGWLSLYESYNLFWDVTKGFLARALSERLLSSAEAKAYMKDLLRCGVHHKVPQHTVSSMIIDFNLAEEDPDLARIKVIAEMFDDLALHAEFTTNTFEWEG; via the exons ATGCATACGAACCAGCGGCCATCGGATCTTACTGCAGCCCAAGGCATATATCCCCACACTAGCTCCCTTGTAGAGTTTGAACTGGCAGCTCGGCATCAAATTGTGTATCCCAAGTCAGAGCCGCTAGACGCCGCTCGTCTTGCTGCTTTTATTGCTTCTACACCTTTCGGAGGGACCAACATCAATGCATCGTCTGGCACATCGCAACAACCTGAAGTCGGCAACACATCTGCTTGCCCTTTGGCAACGGTTGGGAAGGTTCCTCATCGAACCTATTCTGACgacatcaatgatggcacTTCTTCAGTGATTAATTCTCTTGGGCCGCCTAAACCTGGTGCATATTGTGATTCTAGACTCAACGTGCTAAAAATTGGGTTCTGGACTCGTGTGGCTATCCCCAATGAACTCGCCGCGTCTGCGATATCCTTCTATCTTGTGTACGAACACCCCTTATTCACCGTGTTTGATGCAGATCTTGTCTTGACCGACCTTGTCAAGCACCGGTTAAGATTTTGCTCTGCCTTTTTCGTGAGCTCTCTATTATACCTCTCATGC CAAGCGTATGCGCGAATTGACCGCCGATCATTGGGCTTTGTGCCTGAGTTCCGCCGAGAGGCCAGCACGTTGTGGCGAGCTGAACGGAACTCAAGGTTTACCTCTACAAGTGTCGCAACCAAGGATTTCCCGGACGCTATCATGGTACTTGCCGCAGCCGAACTCATGTGCCTCGGCTGCGAACTGGATGGTCAGGATGAGATGGGTCGTGAGTTTTTGGAAGCTGGCCGCAAACTAGCCACGGAACTCGGCCTCATAGATGCTGCCGTTGGGAGTAGTCAGCTTCAAAAAGTTCACGAAATGACTCCGGAGTGGAAGAAAATGGCGGCGCACGTGGCGTGGGGCACATATAATTGGACCTC CGTATTCagcttctttttcttcgGACCACCAATCTTGTATCCTCCAAGCCTCTCAGTACCGGGCGAACATGAGGTGAACGTTGACGAGATTGGCTCATCGAAAGAGCCTGACATCGATACTTTGCCAGCATATACGGGGCAAACATTCCCGACCATGTGCCGATTTTGGGAAATTTTCCAAGAGATTGCTGTTGTCTACCTTGGACTTCATGACCGGCCCCTATCTCAACGTGTTCCGCTTGCATTCGCAGAAGCAAAGTACCAAAAGCTACTGACATGGGCAGACACCATGTTAGAAGGTGCAACCAGAGGACATTATACTCCAGCACACGTTTCAATATTTCA CATGATTTTCCATAGCATGGTTATCCAAATGTTCCATCCCTTCTTGCAAGCATCCACGGACTTGGGTTCTCATAAAATGCGCTCCTTTTCATCAACCGACAGTACGCCCGCTGCCGTCATTGCCGCATCACTAAATCAGCTCTCCCGACAATTATTCCAATACCAGCAGCGCACTCATCCTGCGACATTCAGTATCTTCCTCAACATCGCACTTGTGCAACTTGGTGATGCGATGCTAAACCGGCGATTATGCAAATTTCCTAATCGGCGCTTATGCTTTTTGCTCTGTATGTATGGCTGGCTCAGTTTGTATGAGAGCTACAACCTATTCTGGGATGTAACCAAGGGATTTTTAGCAAGGGCTTTAAGTGAGAGACTGCTGTCTAGTGCCGAGGCAAAGGCTTACATGAAGGACTTACTACGCTGTGGGGTACATCACAAGGTCCCGCAACATACGGTGTCGTCCATGATTATTGATTTTAATCTTGCTGAGGAAGATCCAGATTTGGCGAGGATAAAGGTTATTGCCGAAATGTTTGATGACTTAGCTCTGCACGCAGAGTTCACAACTAACACGTTTGAGTGGGAAGGGTGA
- a CDS encoding N-terminal binuclear Zn cluster-containing/DNA binding domain-containing protein (similar to Metarhizium robertsii ARSEF 23 XP_007818081.1) produces the protein MLCASNSRDCVYPVIVDKVSVPRTELEELRRKVDIFEKLLAEGLLDHERQQSIGRFGTDSEVSPSTSRLLDASQLKISASEESPDGILTKLEPSESQGIGTPARLFEDSDGIGRYLGESSGAAFLGHLKERLTAAILLAQQDQPALSTEQALSNLGHPIYDYPPLKDLAVNPFWLPSDATLTAGMAMLRDIVQDGPGNWPSGGIYWWGDLETLPARPPLSMMPAGDAIEYRYLAFYNAGLALVSEAAALWRPRDQESQEFCDLTTGDQYYARANMLAGNPLNVKGRTIKDVAALGMLALYLIEICAQDAAYMCITTAIHLSIALGAHRLWADERSKRIFWSTYIVDRWLSCLLGRPHSISDDDIHLPLPENAPSLPPAAGLRAHVELSRISGHVVKNTHHKAGARTNDLEPEHTIQKLEAWKHSLPPELQLSKDGTSNDVACSLLHMRRNQLFIVALRPYFYSAIETRLASCRVQSPPPRPSSQFEHLKRCVAAGRRNIRLAAGLVGRRMMLHPIGHYIFNAGICIILGNLVLSHEISPEQIEADNRDIEFAIQREAETFPPDTDDPASLADILRELQALAGKLTTAPSVCQYDVEVAESYLLPQQQQQLTQEIEQFSAQVGENNMLYDELMGWMGDNWPMYDVAYMGEQP, from the exons ATGTTGTGCGCCTCAAATTCCCGCGATTGCGTCTATCCAGTCATCGTCGACAAGGTATCAGTGCCTCGGACTGAACTGGAAGAGTTGAGACGAAAAGTGGACATTTTTGAGAAACTGCTTGCAGAGGGCCTCCTCGATCATGAGAGGCAACAAAGTATCGGACGATTTGGTACCGACTCAGAGGTttcgccatcaacatcaagattGCTTGACGCTTCTCAGTTGAAGATCTCCGCCAGCGAGGAGTCCCCTGACGGCATTCTTACTAAATTGGAGCCATCAGAGAGCCAAGGCATAGGGACGCCAGCTCGTCTGTTTGAGGACTCCGATGGCATCGGTCGCTACTTGGGTGAGAGCAGTGGCGCGGCATTCCTCGGCCATCTCAAAGAACGTCTGACTGCGGCAATTCTCTTGGCACAGCAAGATCAGCCTGCGCTCTCTACCGAACAAGCTCTCTCCAATCTAGGGCATCCTATATACGACTATCCCCCGCTCAAAGATTTGGCCGTCAACCCGTTTTGGCTACCCTCCGATGCTACTCTTACTGCTGGAATGGCAATGCTGCGGGACATTGTTCAAGATGGGCCAGGAAACTGGCCAAGCGGCGGTATCTACTGGTGGGGAGATTTGGAGACTCTTCCAGCTCGTCCACCCTTATCTATGATGCCGGCGGGGGATGCAATCGAGTATCGATATTTGGCGTTCTACAACGCAGGCTTGGCTTTGGTCTCTGAGGCTGCAGCATTGTGGAGGCCCCGGGACCAGGAGAGTCAGGAGTTCTGTGATCTGACAACAGGGGATCAATATTATGCCCGGGCCAACATGCTTGCAGGTAATCCCTTGAATGTCAAAGGGCGCACCATCAAGGATGTTGCTGCACTGGGCATGCTAGCTTTGTACTTGATCGAGATATGTGCACAGGATGCTGCATACATGTGCATTACTACTGCAATCCACCTTAGCATCGCATTGGGTGCTCATAGGTTGTGGGCTGATGAGCGAAGCAAGAGAATATTCTGGTCTACCTACATCGTGGACAGATGGTTAAGTTGCCTATTGGGACGACCTCACTCGATTTCCGATGATGATATTCACCTACCTCTTCCAGAAAACGCTCC CTCCTTGCCTCCTGCAGCAGGCTTGCGAGCCCATGTAGAACTGTCGCGCATCTCCGGCCATGTTGTCAAGAATACCCATCACAAAGCAGGAGCTAGAACCAACGACCTAGAACCTGAGCATACCATCCAAAAACTAGAGGCATGGAAGCATAGCCTTCCACCAGAGCTACAGCTCTCCAAAGACGGTACGAGTAACGACGTGGCATGTTCCCTGCTACATATGAGGCGCAATCAGCTTTTCATAGTCGCGCTACGGCCGTATTTCTATTCGGCTATTGAGACGAGATTGGCAAGTTGTCGCGTCCAATCTCCTCCGCCTCGACCAAGCTCCCAGTTTGAGCATTTAAAGCGTTGCGTCGCCGCTGGAAGACGAAATATACGACTTGCCGCGGGTCTTGTCGGTCGGCGAATGATGCTGCATCCTATCGGCCATTACATCTTTAATGCCGGCATCTGCATTATCCTTGGAAACCTGGTTTTGTCCCACGAAATATCCCCCGAGCAAATCGAGGCTGACAACCGAGATATCGAGTTTGCTATTCAGAGGGAGGCCGAGACTTTCCCGCCTGACACTGATGATCCAGCATCTCTGGCGGACATTCTAAGGGAACTTCAGGCATTAGCTGGCAAATTGACGACAGCTCCTTCGGTGTGCCAATATGACGTTGAGGTCGCTGAGTCGTACCTACTccctcaacagcaacagcaacttACGCAAGAAATTGAGCAGTTTTCTGCGCAGGTGGGAGAAAATAATATGCTCTACGACGAGCtgatgggatggatgggtgATAATTGGCCCATGTACGATGTGGCATATATGGGCGAACAGCCGTAG